Proteins from one Hoplias malabaricus isolate fHopMal1 chromosome 2, fHopMal1.hap1, whole genome shotgun sequence genomic window:
- the LOC136686521 gene encoding zinc finger protein 160-like isoform X2, translating to MKVEPSAEVKSFQEERPVQTLALNTEEEMNNADYSILKNEQDYSEISKRKVTNLFSQCGNGFRSSSQLKQLEKTHSRKKKYKCSLCPKSFSTLSYLKTHMKIHTGEKCFSCSHCGKSFSSSSYLKTHLMIHTGEKQFTCSECGKSFSSPSYLKTHMTIHTGKKRFTCSQCGKRFSTSSYLKTHLMIHTGKKCFSCSQCGKSFSTKSYLKTHMKLHTGEKQFTCSQCGKSFSSSSYLKIHMMLHSGEKHFTCTNCGKSFSSPGYLKTHMMIHTGEKQFSCSECGKCFLRAVYLKTHMMIHTGERPFNCSECGRGFTTLSQYKIHIRIHTGERPFICTRCGTGFTTADTLKKHMYIHTGNKPHKCSQCGKGFTQLWQLKVHQSIHTGERSFTCSECGKAFSSSRHLKSHNAIHTREKPFTCSECGKRFSSRRYLKSHKRTHTGEKPFVCTQCGKDFSVLSVLKAHLKIHTGEKPYTCSECGKVFLGANYLKKHVLIHAEGKLFTCSECGRGFSTERYLKNHMMTHTGEKRVNCPTCGKEFSEARYLKTHLMIHTGERPFACSQCRKSFTNVQTLKRHMTTHTGSTIYHCVECRKTFLNLSEYKIHQLIHTGEKPFICFQCGNISSTLFDFNIHMTTHSEEETVH from the coding sequence ATGAAAGTGGAGCCCAGTGCAGAGGTGAAGTCCTTTCAGGAAGAGCGACCTGTGCAGACATTGGCCCTAAACACTGAGGAAGAAATGAACAATGCAGATTACTCCattttgaaaaatgaacaaGATTATTCTGAAATTTCTAAAAGAAAAGTAACAAATCTGTTCTCTCAGTGTGGGAATGGTTTCAGAAGTTCATCACAGTTAAAGCAACTTGAAAAAACTCACTccagaaaaaagaaatacaagTGTTCCCTGTGTCCAAAGAGTTTTTCAACTTTAAGCTACCTTAAAACCCACATGAAGATTCATACCGGAGAAAAGTGCTTCAGCTGCTCTCACTGTGGGAAGAGTTTCTCAAGTTCGAGCTACCTTAAAACCCACTTAATGATTCATACCGGAGAAAAGCAGTTCACCTGCTCTGAGTGTGGTAAGAGTTTCTCAAGTCCAAGCTACCTTAAAACCCACATGACGATTCATACTGGGAAAAAGCGCTTCACGTGTTCTCAGTGTGGAAAACGTTTTTCAACTTCGAGCTACCTTAAAACCCATTTAATGATTCATACCGGCAAGAAATGTTTCAGCTGCTCTcagtgtggaaagagtttttCCACTAAAAGCTACCTTAAAACCCATATGAAGCTTCATACTGGAGAAAAGCAGTTTACCTGCTCTcagtgtgggaaaagtttttCAAGTTCGAGCTACCTTAAAATACACATGATGCTTCATTCTGGTGAGAAACATTTCACATGCACTAATTGTGGAAAAAGTTTCTCAAGCCCAGGCTACCTTAAAACTCACATGATGATTCATACTGGAGAAAAGCAGTTCTCTTGCTCCGAGTgtggaaaatgttttttaagAGCGGTCTACCTTAAAACCCACATGATGATTCATACAGGAGAAAGACCTTTTAACTGTTCAGAGTGCGGAAGGGGTTTCACAACACTAAGCCAGTATAAAATCCACATAAGGATTCATACTGGAGAAAGGCCTTTTATCTGCACTCGTTGTGGGACGGGTTTCACTACAGCTGACACGCttaaaaaacacatgtacatTCATACTGGAAACAAACCTCACAAGTGCTCTCAGTGTGGGAAAGGTTTCACACAGCTCTGGCAGTTAAAAGTCCACCAAAGTATTCATACTGGTGAAAGGAGTTTTACTTGCTCTGAGTGCGGAAAAGCTTTTTCAAGTTCAAGGCATCTCAAGTCCCACAATGCAATTCATACCAGAGAAAAGCCGTTTACCTGCTCTGAATGCGGAAAACGTTTTTCAAGTAGACGCTACCTTAAATCCCACAAAAGAACTCATACCGGAGAAAAGCCTTTCGTCTGCACTCAATGTGGAAAAGATTTCTCAGTGTTAAGCGTCCTCAAAGCTCACTTGAAAATTCATACTGGAGAAAAACCTTATACCTGCTCAGAGTGCGGAAAAGTGTTTCTAGGCGCAAACTACCTTAAAAAACATGTGTTGATTCACGCAGAGGGAAAGTTGTTCACATGCTCCGAGTGCGGACGAGGGTTCTCAACAGAGCGCTACCTTAAAAACCACATGATGACTCACACTGGAGAAAAGCGGGTCAACTGCCCCACATGTGGAAAAGAGTTCTCAGAAGCAAGATACCTTAAAACCCACTTGATGATTCATACTGGAGAACGACCTTTTGCCTGCTCTCAGTGCAGGAAGAGTTTCACCAATGTTCAAACTCTGAAAAGGCACATGACGACTCACACAGGTAGTACCATTTACCATTGTGTTGAATGCAGGAAGACCTTTTTAAATCTCTCAGAATACAAAATACACCAGCTGATTCATACTGGAGAAAaaccttttatttgttttcaatgtggaaatattTCTTCAACATTGTTTGACTTTAATATCCACATGACGACTCACTCAGAAGAAGAAACCGTACATTGA
- the LOC136686521 gene encoding zinc finger protein 665-like isoform X1 translates to MSCVKEEREDISVMEGFQVKMEYEGLKEVKEETLFQEDMKVEPSAEVKSFQEERPVQTLALNTEEEMNNADYSILKNEQDYSEISKRKVTNLFSQCGNGFRSSSQLKQLEKTHSRKKKYKCSLCPKSFSTLSYLKTHMKIHTGEKCFSCSHCGKSFSSSSYLKTHLMIHTGEKQFTCSECGKSFSSPSYLKTHMTIHTGKKRFTCSQCGKRFSTSSYLKTHLMIHTGKKCFSCSQCGKSFSTKSYLKTHMKLHTGEKQFTCSQCGKSFSSSSYLKIHMMLHSGEKHFTCTNCGKSFSSPGYLKTHMMIHTGEKQFSCSECGKCFLRAVYLKTHMMIHTGERPFNCSECGRGFTTLSQYKIHIRIHTGERPFICTRCGTGFTTADTLKKHMYIHTGNKPHKCSQCGKGFTQLWQLKVHQSIHTGERSFTCSECGKAFSSSRHLKSHNAIHTREKPFTCSECGKRFSSRRYLKSHKRTHTGEKPFVCTQCGKDFSVLSVLKAHLKIHTGEKPYTCSECGKVFLGANYLKKHVLIHAEGKLFTCSECGRGFSTERYLKNHMMTHTGEKRVNCPTCGKEFSEARYLKTHLMIHTGERPFACSQCRKSFTNVQTLKRHMTTHTGSTIYHCVECRKTFLNLSEYKIHQLIHTGEKPFICFQCGNISSTLFDFNIHMTTHSEEETVH, encoded by the exons ATGTCCTGTGTGAAAGAGGAGAGGGAAGATATCAGTGTGATGGAGGGATTTCAGGTGAAGATGGAGTACGAGGGATTAAAGGAGGTGAAGGAAG AAACATTATTTCAAGAGGATATGAAAGTGGAGCCCAGTGCAGAGGTGAAGTCCTTTCAGGAAGAGCGACCTGTGCAGACATTGGCCCTAAACACTGAGGAAGAAATGAACAATGCAGATTACTCCattttgaaaaatgaacaaGATTATTCTGAAATTTCTAAAAGAAAAGTAACAAATCTGTTCTCTCAGTGTGGGAATGGTTTCAGAAGTTCATCACAGTTAAAGCAACTTGAAAAAACTCACTccagaaaaaagaaatacaagTGTTCCCTGTGTCCAAAGAGTTTTTCAACTTTAAGCTACCTTAAAACCCACATGAAGATTCATACCGGAGAAAAGTGCTTCAGCTGCTCTCACTGTGGGAAGAGTTTCTCAAGTTCGAGCTACCTTAAAACCCACTTAATGATTCATACCGGAGAAAAGCAGTTCACCTGCTCTGAGTGTGGTAAGAGTTTCTCAAGTCCAAGCTACCTTAAAACCCACATGACGATTCATACTGGGAAAAAGCGCTTCACGTGTTCTCAGTGTGGAAAACGTTTTTCAACTTCGAGCTACCTTAAAACCCATTTAATGATTCATACCGGCAAGAAATGTTTCAGCTGCTCTcagtgtggaaagagtttttCCACTAAAAGCTACCTTAAAACCCATATGAAGCTTCATACTGGAGAAAAGCAGTTTACCTGCTCTcagtgtgggaaaagtttttCAAGTTCGAGCTACCTTAAAATACACATGATGCTTCATTCTGGTGAGAAACATTTCACATGCACTAATTGTGGAAAAAGTTTCTCAAGCCCAGGCTACCTTAAAACTCACATGATGATTCATACTGGAGAAAAGCAGTTCTCTTGCTCCGAGTgtggaaaatgttttttaagAGCGGTCTACCTTAAAACCCACATGATGATTCATACAGGAGAAAGACCTTTTAACTGTTCAGAGTGCGGAAGGGGTTTCACAACACTAAGCCAGTATAAAATCCACATAAGGATTCATACTGGAGAAAGGCCTTTTATCTGCACTCGTTGTGGGACGGGTTTCACTACAGCTGACACGCttaaaaaacacatgtacatTCATACTGGAAACAAACCTCACAAGTGCTCTCAGTGTGGGAAAGGTTTCACACAGCTCTGGCAGTTAAAAGTCCACCAAAGTATTCATACTGGTGAAAGGAGTTTTACTTGCTCTGAGTGCGGAAAAGCTTTTTCAAGTTCAAGGCATCTCAAGTCCCACAATGCAATTCATACCAGAGAAAAGCCGTTTACCTGCTCTGAATGCGGAAAACGTTTTTCAAGTAGACGCTACCTTAAATCCCACAAAAGAACTCATACCGGAGAAAAGCCTTTCGTCTGCACTCAATGTGGAAAAGATTTCTCAGTGTTAAGCGTCCTCAAAGCTCACTTGAAAATTCATACTGGAGAAAAACCTTATACCTGCTCAGAGTGCGGAAAAGTGTTTCTAGGCGCAAACTACCTTAAAAAACATGTGTTGATTCACGCAGAGGGAAAGTTGTTCACATGCTCCGAGTGCGGACGAGGGTTCTCAACAGAGCGCTACCTTAAAAACCACATGATGACTCACACTGGAGAAAAGCGGGTCAACTGCCCCACATGTGGAAAAGAGTTCTCAGAAGCAAGATACCTTAAAACCCACTTGATGATTCATACTGGAGAACGACCTTTTGCCTGCTCTCAGTGCAGGAAGAGTTTCACCAATGTTCAAACTCTGAAAAGGCACATGACGACTCACACAGGTAGTACCATTTACCATTGTGTTGAATGCAGGAAGACCTTTTTAAATCTCTCAGAATACAAAATACACCAGCTGATTCATACTGGAGAAAaaccttttatttgttttcaatgtggaaatattTCTTCAACATTGTTTGACTTTAATATCCACATGACGACTCACTCAGAAGAAGAAACCGTACATTGA